In the Candidatus Baltobacteraceae bacterium genome, one interval contains:
- a CDS encoding LLM class flavin-dependent oxidoreductase: MKYFSILDLVPIRKGGTPGEALSRTIELAQHAEQWGYHRYWVAEHHNMPGIGSAATSIVIAAVAGATKTMRVGSGGVMLPNHSPLVIAEQFGTLEALYPGRIDLGLGRAPGTDMITSRALRRDLATTSDRFPQDVLELQRFLDDGFPQHGIQAVPGTGANTPIWLLGSSLFSAQLAAELGLPFGFASHFAPDLLFEALQIYRDTFQPSEELEQPCAMPTIPVIVADTDEEARRLLTSSQQSTANLVRGKPGQLPEPVDMSQMEQLLSSEERAAVAHRQMYAAVGSPATVRERIAGFIKRTQADELMITSMIYDQAARLRSFELASEVLKGLKGG; the protein is encoded by the coding sequence ATGAAATATTTTTCAATTCTCGATCTCGTGCCGATTCGTAAAGGCGGAACGCCCGGCGAAGCGTTGTCTCGTACGATCGAGCTTGCCCAGCACGCCGAGCAGTGGGGTTATCACCGCTACTGGGTGGCCGAGCACCACAACATGCCGGGGATCGGCAGCGCCGCGACATCAATCGTCATCGCGGCCGTCGCGGGCGCGACGAAGACGATGCGAGTCGGTTCGGGCGGTGTGATGCTGCCGAATCATTCGCCGCTCGTGATCGCAGAGCAGTTCGGGACGCTCGAAGCGCTCTATCCCGGGCGTATCGATCTTGGACTTGGCCGCGCGCCGGGAACCGATATGATCACGTCGCGTGCACTACGACGCGATCTTGCTACGACGTCGGATCGTTTTCCGCAGGACGTGCTGGAGCTGCAGCGTTTTCTGGATGATGGTTTTCCGCAGCACGGGATTCAGGCAGTGCCGGGAACCGGCGCCAACACGCCGATTTGGCTTTTGGGCTCGAGTCTCTTTAGTGCGCAGCTTGCGGCGGAGCTGGGTTTGCCGTTCGGCTTCGCATCGCACTTCGCTCCGGATTTGCTGTTCGAGGCGCTGCAGATCTATCGCGATACATTCCAGCCCTCGGAAGAGCTGGAGCAACCGTGCGCGATGCCCACAATTCCGGTGATCGTTGCAGATACGGACGAAGAAGCGCGCCGGTTGCTGACGAGCTCGCAACAGTCGACGGCGAATCTCGTGCGTGGGAAACCCGGCCAACTGCCGGAGCCTGTCGACATGTCGCAGATGGAGCAGTTGCTTTCGTCCGAAGAACGAGCTGCTGTTGCGCACCGTCAGATGTACGCAGCGGTTGGTTCACCGGCGACGGTGCGCGAACGAATTGCCGGTTTCATCAAACGTACGCAAGCGGACGAGCTGATGATCACGTCGATGATCTACGATCAAGCTGCTCGCTTGCGTTCGTTCGAGCTCGCTTCAGAAGTTCTGAAGGGCCTCAAGGGTGGGTAG
- a CDS encoding gamma-glutamyl-gamma-aminobutyrate hydrolase family protein (Members of this family of hydrolases with an active site Cys residue belong to MEROPS family C26.) gives MAIQIGISYAPQSGPYPRYIEAVQSAATRLGLDVEVIDLWAHPKEIGSIDGIVFTGGGDVAPDRFGKPSEIDRCEGVKLARDDHEFRMCETAKEREVPVLGICRGEQLLNVGFGGTLITHISTASDHAKSDGNDAQHMVTVQPGSMIARLAAADRAEVNSSHHQAVDRLADPFVVTARASDGTIEAFEWAKPEGKPFLLAVQWHPERMDQAEKLAGPVFEHFLKAVAGSRSYA, from the coding sequence ATGGCCATTCAAATAGGGATCAGCTACGCGCCGCAGTCCGGCCCGTATCCGCGATACATTGAAGCCGTGCAGAGCGCAGCGACGCGCCTCGGGCTCGACGTCGAGGTTATCGATCTTTGGGCGCATCCCAAAGAAATCGGGAGCATTGACGGTATTGTTTTCACGGGCGGCGGTGATGTCGCGCCCGATCGCTTCGGTAAACCCTCTGAGATCGATCGGTGCGAAGGCGTTAAACTCGCACGCGACGATCACGAATTTCGCATGTGCGAGACGGCGAAGGAACGCGAGGTGCCGGTGCTCGGCATTTGTCGCGGCGAGCAGTTGCTGAACGTAGGCTTCGGCGGAACGCTGATCACGCACATTTCTACGGCGAGCGATCACGCCAAATCCGATGGCAACGATGCGCAGCATATGGTTACCGTTCAACCCGGATCGATGATTGCGCGCCTAGCTGCGGCCGATCGGGCCGAAGTAAACAGTTCGCACCATCAAGCCGTCGATCGGCTCGCCGATCCATTTGTCGTTACGGCGCGCGCAAGCGATGGGACGATCGAAGCGTTCGAGTGGGCGAAACCCGAAGGAAAACCGTTTCTTCTCGCCGTGCAGTGGCATCCCGAGCGGATGGATCAGGCTGAGAAGCTTGCGGGTCCGGTGTTCGAACATTTTTTGAAAGCCGTTGCCGGTTCGCGCAGCTACGCCTGA
- a CDS encoding GNAT family N-acetyltransferase codes for MIRAGETYTLPRDLSRDDAFTYWFASGHHVHVYDEGEVLGTYFLHTNAAGGGSHVANCGYVTSPAAMGRGVARAMCAHSLELARELGYRAVQFNFVVSTNVGAIRLWQSFGFEVAGRLPGAFNHPTAGYVDALVMYKKLASS; via the coding sequence ATGATCCGCGCAGGAGAAACCTACACGCTTCCGCGCGATCTCTCACGAGACGACGCGTTCACGTACTGGTTCGCATCCGGGCATCACGTTCATGTTTACGACGAAGGCGAGGTTTTGGGGACGTACTTCCTTCATACGAACGCTGCCGGCGGCGGTTCGCACGTCGCCAACTGCGGCTACGTGACCTCACCTGCGGCGATGGGACGCGGCGTGGCGCGGGCCATGTGCGCCCATTCGCTCGAGCTGGCCCGGGAGCTCGGGTACCGGGCGGTTCAGTTCAACTTCGTGGTCTCGACCAACGTCGGGGCCATACGACTCTGGCAGAGCTTCGGCTTCGAGGTGGCCGGCCGGTTGCCGGGGGCGTTCAACCACCCCACTGCGGGCTACGTCGATGCCCTGGTGATGTACAAGAAGCTCGCCTCCTCTTAA
- a CDS encoding cupin domain-containing protein, with translation MQPLPHRAPHPAERRSDVLAMLLAPSSPTEFLERYFEKEPLHIGRGDPKYFSGVYDVGEIESSLAVGGNDHDKFVLIKHGTGQVSPDEMMIERKHTRARHTGRAPKLVIDPRVIVSYFDRGYSLVIKDASLFSPKLQKFVNRVQQRLGFYIQTNVYFTPPKAQGFDVHHDTHDTLVMQIEGTKTWRIYDPVVQLPVETQPFSKDEHGKQIKLNREVTLNPGDTLYVPHGFPHEAMTAEGKSLHVTLAMCPLRVIDLLEAMIDFAAVTDLELRRALPPGWHESKEFPARFAAMIHERLPKALPAAHVPAASEMILRDLFAVTRAEAGGAFGEWERFMTLGPTNTLTMRDDAPFMLRRAGQNIELLIAGKSLAFPAAYAPLFEKLQAGPMTVSQVDAALPGNVGRQLVKMLLLEGLISVN, from the coding sequence ATGCAGCCTCTCCCTCACCGCGCCCCGCACCCCGCCGAGCGCCGTTCCGACGTTCTCGCGATGCTGCTTGCGCCGAGCTCTCCGACCGAATTCCTCGAACGCTACTTTGAGAAGGAACCGCTCCACATCGGACGCGGCGATCCGAAGTATTTCAGCGGGGTCTACGACGTCGGCGAGATCGAGAGCTCGCTCGCCGTCGGCGGAAACGACCACGACAAGTTCGTTCTGATCAAGCACGGCACGGGTCAGGTTTCCCCCGACGAAATGATGATCGAACGCAAGCATACGCGTGCACGGCACACCGGCCGCGCGCCGAAGCTCGTGATCGATCCGCGCGTCATCGTGTCATATTTCGACCGCGGCTACTCGCTGGTCATCAAAGACGCGTCGCTGTTCAGTCCGAAGCTGCAGAAGTTCGTCAATCGCGTCCAGCAGCGGCTCGGCTTCTACATTCAAACGAACGTCTATTTCACGCCGCCGAAGGCGCAAGGCTTCGACGTCCATCACGACACGCACGATACGCTCGTGATGCAGATCGAAGGGACGAAGACGTGGCGGATCTACGATCCCGTCGTTCAGCTCCCCGTCGAGACGCAGCCGTTCTCAAAAGATGAGCACGGAAAGCAGATCAAGCTGAATCGCGAGGTCACGCTCAATCCCGGCGATACGCTCTACGTTCCGCATGGTTTCCCGCACGAAGCCATGACGGCCGAAGGAAAGTCGCTGCACGTCACGCTCGCGATGTGCCCGTTACGCGTCATCGACTTGCTTGAAGCTATGATCGATTTCGCTGCGGTAACCGACCTCGAGCTTCGCCGTGCGCTCCCGCCGGGTTGGCATGAATCGAAAGAATTTCCGGCGCGCTTCGCCGCGATGATCCACGAGCGTCTCCCCAAAGCGCTACCTGCGGCGCACGTCCCGGCCGCGAGCGAGATGATTCTACGCGATCTGTTCGCGGTAACGCGGGCCGAAGCGGGCGGGGCCTTTGGTGAATGGGAGCGTTTCATGACGCTCGGGCCGACGAATACGCTCACGATGCGCGACGATGCACCCTTCATGTTGCGCCGTGCCGGTCAGAATATCGAACTGCTGATCGCCGGGAAGTCGCTCGCGTTTCCCGCGGCATACGCACCGCTCTTCGAAAAACTGCAGGCTGGGCCAATGACGGTTTCGCAAGTCGATGCGGCGCTGCCCGGCAACGTCGGCCGTCAGCTCGTGAAGATGCTGCTCCTCGAAGGGCTGATCTCGGTCAACTAG
- the fabG gene encoding 3-oxoacyl-[acyl-carrier-protein] reductase: MFSDGQVAIVTGGTRGIGGAITRMLAKAGVKVAAGYSRGKEGAEKLKAELEKDGSHISIHQGSVHSPADCERVAKEAIDQWGKVDFLVNNAGITIDKTMRRMTDEDWTNVMDVNLSGAFRMTKAVLDHMVSRGSGRIINISSVIGQTGNVGQANYAASKAGLFGLTKSLALELAQRGITVNAVAPGFIATEMVGAIPKEILDKIVERIPQRRLGKPEEVARVVRFLLEDESSYITGAVFNINGGLDM, from the coding sequence ATGTTCAGCGACGGGCAAGTTGCAATCGTCACCGGTGGCACGCGCGGAATCGGCGGCGCGATCACGCGCATGCTGGCCAAGGCCGGCGTAAAGGTTGCGGCCGGGTATAGCCGCGGCAAAGAGGGCGCGGAGAAGCTGAAAGCCGAGCTCGAAAAAGACGGCTCGCACATTTCGATTCATCAAGGTAGCGTTCATTCGCCAGCCGATTGCGAGCGCGTCGCCAAAGAAGCGATCGATCAATGGGGCAAGGTTGATTTTCTCGTCAACAACGCCGGCATAACGATCGATAAAACGATGCGCAGAATGACCGATGAGGATTGGACGAACGTCATGGACGTAAACCTCTCGGGTGCGTTTCGAATGACGAAAGCCGTGCTCGATCACATGGTGAGCCGAGGCTCCGGGCGGATCATCAACATCAGTTCCGTGATCGGCCAGACCGGAAACGTCGGTCAAGCCAACTACGCCGCGTCAAAAGCGGGTCTGTTCGGATTGACGAAGAGCCTCGCGCTCGAGCTGGCGCAACGTGGCATTACCGTCAACGCGGTCGCGCCGGGGTTCATCGCAACCGAGATGGTCGGTGCGATTCCGAAAGAAATCCTCGACAAAATCGTCGAGCGCATTCCTCAGCGCCGCCTCGGGAAACCCGAAGAGGTCGCGCGCGTCGTACGCTTCTTGCTCGAAGACGAATCCAGTTACATTACCGGCGCCGTTTTCAACATCAACGGCGGCCTGGATATGTAG
- a CDS encoding acetyl-CoA C-acyltransferase family protein: protein MADRNVVVLSGARTAIGTYGGSLKDVPPTQLGATVVREAVKRAGVAPSEVGHVVFGNVIHTDAKDMYLSRVAAIEGGLPQETAALTLNRLCGSGLQAIVSAAQTILLGDTDVALGGGAESMSRGIYGVTGLRWGARMGDSQTIDMMVGALTDPFDTVHMGMTAENVAEKYGISRDAQDAFAVESQKRAASAIEKGHFKEQIVPVEIKSRKGTISFDTDEHVRADATLEGVGKLRAAFKSDGSVTAGNASGINDAAAAIVMMEAGAAQRAGRKPMARLVSYGHSGVDPKYMGIGPVPAVKKALERAGLKISDLDVIESNEAFAAQACAVSKELGLDSAKVNPNGGAIALGHPIGATGAILTIKAIYELKRTGGRYALVTMCIGGGQGIAAIFERL, encoded by the coding sequence ATGGCGGACAGAAACGTGGTCGTCCTGAGCGGAGCTCGGACCGCAATTGGTACATACGGCGGAAGTCTCAAGGACGTACCACCGACGCAGCTTGGCGCTACGGTCGTTCGCGAAGCGGTCAAACGCGCCGGCGTCGCGCCGAGCGAAGTCGGACACGTCGTGTTCGGCAACGTCATTCACACCGACGCGAAGGACATGTATCTCTCACGCGTCGCGGCTATCGAAGGCGGACTCCCGCAAGAAACAGCGGCCCTAACGCTCAACCGCTTGTGCGGCAGCGGGCTGCAAGCCATCGTCTCGGCAGCGCAGACGATTTTGCTCGGCGACACTGACGTCGCGCTCGGCGGCGGCGCGGAATCGATGAGCCGCGGAATCTACGGTGTGACGGGGCTGCGCTGGGGCGCGCGCATGGGCGATAGTCAAACGATCGACATGATGGTTGGCGCGCTCACCGATCCCTTCGACACCGTTCACATGGGGATGACGGCCGAGAACGTCGCGGAAAAATACGGAATCTCGCGTGACGCGCAAGACGCGTTTGCCGTCGAAAGTCAGAAACGGGCCGCTTCAGCGATTGAGAAAGGCCACTTCAAAGAGCAAATCGTTCCCGTCGAAATCAAATCGCGCAAAGGTACGATTTCTTTTGATACCGACGAGCACGTGCGCGCCGACGCGACGCTCGAGGGCGTCGGGAAGTTGCGCGCGGCCTTCAAATCCGACGGAAGCGTGACCGCTGGTAACGCTTCAGGTATCAACGATGCCGCAGCCGCGATCGTGATGATGGAAGCCGGAGCCGCGCAGCGGGCCGGGCGCAAACCGATGGCGCGGCTCGTTTCGTACGGGCACTCCGGCGTCGATCCGAAATACATGGGCATCGGGCCGGTACCCGCAGTGAAAAAAGCACTCGAGCGCGCGGGTCTGAAAATCTCCGATCTCGATGTCATCGAATCGAACGAAGCATTTGCGGCACAGGCTTGTGCGGTTTCAAAAGAGTTAGGACTCGACTCCGCCAAGGTCAATCCCAACGGCGGCGCGATTGCTCTGGGTCACCCAATCGGCGCCACCGGCGCAATCCTCACGATCAAAGCCATTTACGAGCTCAAGCGAACCGGCGGCCGGTATGCGCTCGTGACTATGTGTATCGGCGGCGGTCAGGGCATCGCTGCAATCTTCGAACGCTTGTAA
- a CDS encoding ATP-binding cassette domain-containing protein produces MDRASDLPLIDLHEVRVMLGHRTVLENVSWQLRAGEHWLCSGPNGAGKTTLLRVIRGDQPIAYGSGSRTYHLRGAETDALATAKANIGYLAPELHERLLRMELPLDVRQLIVGGVHGTLYLSEPATAEELARVQLLAERLGIAGLLDEPMNELSFGQLRRALLARALAGAPRVVVLDEFAHGIDRQSRDIIAQTLAESVNEGTSLVIATHRREELPAAITHELRLDGGRVSSVGPLEKPSMTPNRRNGKVIGRGAGEVVVKLEDVDVFQEQRHALRSVSWELRAGEHWFVSGPNGAGKSTLAKLLYGRLRTAYGGRIERNGSYENVSVAQIRRTVGLISDDEQLRYDWSIPVEDVVVSGFFASVGVMRRASADQIETARRLIRDFGIEHLAQRPFLELSFGQRRLVLVTRALVRTPRLLILDEALNGFDRDVRARMLRRVEELAAAGTSIVMIGHHESDIPDWIENELKLEDGRVVGIVRR; encoded by the coding sequence ATGGATCGAGCAAGCGATCTTCCGCTGATCGACCTGCACGAGGTTCGCGTGATGCTCGGCCATCGTACCGTCCTCGAAAACGTCAGCTGGCAATTGCGCGCGGGCGAACATTGGCTCTGCAGCGGACCGAACGGCGCGGGCAAGACGACGCTTTTGCGCGTCATTCGTGGCGATCAACCCATTGCATATGGCAGCGGCTCGCGCACCTATCATTTGCGCGGCGCCGAAACCGACGCGCTCGCAACCGCCAAAGCGAACATTGGATACCTCGCGCCTGAACTGCACGAGCGACTGTTGCGCATGGAGCTTCCGCTCGACGTTAGGCAACTTATCGTAGGCGGCGTGCATGGGACGTTATATCTTTCCGAACCCGCCACGGCTGAAGAGCTCGCGCGAGTTCAGCTCCTGGCGGAGCGCCTCGGTATCGCGGGCCTTCTCGACGAACCGATGAACGAGCTTTCGTTCGGACAGCTGCGCCGCGCGTTGCTCGCTCGCGCGCTTGCGGGCGCACCGCGCGTCGTCGTGCTCGATGAGTTCGCGCACGGTATCGATCGGCAATCGCGCGACATCATCGCACAAACGCTCGCCGAATCCGTCAATGAGGGGACGTCACTCGTGATCGCCACGCATCGGCGTGAAGAGCTGCCGGCGGCGATCACGCACGAGCTGCGATTGGATGGCGGGCGTGTTTCGTCCGTGGGGCCGCTCGAGAAGCCATCGATGACGCCTAATCGACGCAACGGCAAGGTCATCGGGCGCGGTGCCGGCGAGGTCGTCGTCAAGCTTGAAGACGTCGACGTGTTTCAAGAACAGCGGCACGCCTTGCGCAGCGTCAGTTGGGAATTACGCGCCGGAGAGCATTGGTTCGTGAGCGGCCCCAACGGCGCCGGGAAGTCGACGCTTGCGAAACTGCTCTACGGTCGTCTGCGAACAGCGTACGGGGGACGCATCGAGCGCAACGGCTCGTACGAGAACGTGAGCGTCGCGCAAATCCGCCGCACGGTCGGCCTGATTTCCGATGACGAGCAGCTGCGCTACGACTGGAGCATTCCGGTCGAAGACGTCGTCGTTTCGGGATTCTTTGCAAGCGTCGGGGTGATGCGCAGGGCGTCCGCCGATCAGATCGAGACCGCGCGCCGCTTAATTCGCGATTTCGGGATCGAGCATCTGGCGCAAAGGCCGTTTCTCGAGCTTTCCTTCGGACAGCGGCGGCTCGTGCTCGTAACTCGTGCGCTGGTACGAACGCCGCGCCTGCTCATTCTCGATGAGGCGCTCAACGGATTCGATCGCGACGTTCGTGCGCGCATGCTGCGCCGCGTCGAAGAGCTGGCCGCGGCCGGAACCTCCATCGTGATGATCGGGCACCACGAGAGCGACATTCCGGATTGGATCGAAAACGAGCTGAAGCTGGAAGACGGACGCGTTGTTGGGATCGTGCGCCGCTAG
- a CDS encoding phosphodiester glycosidase family protein, protein MLRLSVAVGAAFVLAILIGMSAVFPRIFLGHAVSGITGADMNADSVAFSGGLRHFVATNFELRNASGSAILKAPRADIDFGGSAPHVVLDHPTATVARADLATLAKAAAHLGSGTIEVNAGSFQVQNALDVESIDGKLRVKGSELAYDIRGNVVDQGTSYPFHGGTDEDAGITIQTWNASALPVAPLVAVAASQDLEVASSSGQLKNVELTAESTGGKPAEFHADAELAGGALQLGAPTHTIAGLHGKLVIDADSIGSRMVEGTLDGVPLTLVGRIEDYDVARFDRLLLDVAAEPNLREAHLEATAPGVAFAKYRLESEHGRLAIFVSSVDTKNPTVSINSALADDHVTSGGERTSTMGQRTGAVMGIDGDYFDIGGSYAPQGVLVISGKLLRSPTKRYAMTVHRGNHVTFDEYTFDGKAVDGEHTIPIHDFNVYPPGKVGIVTPAFGKLQPHIGTTFVALDAVPGTTPGENGEYRVTRVGPIEGVQPATMGLAFGRYAEAKPPRVGDTIQLEYHLTPDYNDIVTAEGGGPLMVRDGQFLEDPDAPAKDEHDVRWPVVGVGRLADDSLLFFEVDGRWPDISVGMTRPEFGDLMVRYHVVDGFAMDSGGSAGIVSRIPGDKEVSVRSHPSDQSWERYVTDAIFVYSSAPNIDP, encoded by the coding sequence GTGCTGAGGCTCAGCGTTGCGGTTGGTGCTGCGTTCGTTCTCGCGATTCTCATTGGAATGAGCGCCGTCTTCCCCCGAATATTCTTGGGACACGCCGTAAGTGGTATCACCGGCGCCGACATGAATGCCGATAGCGTAGCATTTTCCGGCGGTCTGCGGCACTTTGTCGCGACGAACTTCGAGCTGCGCAATGCGAGCGGCTCTGCAATCCTCAAAGCGCCGCGCGCAGACATCGACTTCGGCGGCAGCGCTCCGCACGTCGTCCTCGATCATCCGACTGCCACCGTCGCACGTGCCGATCTAGCTACCCTCGCGAAAGCAGCCGCACACCTGGGCTCCGGCACGATCGAAGTCAACGCAGGTTCGTTTCAGGTTCAAAATGCGCTCGACGTCGAGTCGATCGATGGGAAGCTCCGCGTGAAGGGATCGGAACTCGCCTACGACATCCGCGGAAACGTCGTCGATCAGGGAACATCGTATCCATTTCACGGCGGAACCGACGAAGACGCCGGCATCACGATTCAAACCTGGAATGCGTCCGCGCTTCCCGTCGCACCACTCGTTGCCGTCGCCGCGTCACAAGATCTCGAGGTCGCGTCTTCGAGCGGACAACTCAAGAACGTCGAGCTGACCGCAGAATCCACCGGCGGGAAACCGGCGGAATTTCACGCCGATGCCGAGCTCGCCGGCGGTGCGCTGCAGCTCGGCGCGCCGACACACACGATCGCCGGACTGCACGGCAAGCTCGTCATCGACGCGGACTCGATCGGATCGAGAATGGTCGAGGGAACGCTCGACGGCGTGCCGCTCACGCTCGTCGGGCGGATCGAAGATTATGACGTCGCGCGCTTCGATAGGCTCCTGTTGGACGTCGCTGCCGAGCCGAACTTGCGCGAAGCCCATCTTGAAGCGACCGCGCCCGGCGTCGCGTTTGCAAAATATCGCTTGGAATCGGAACACGGTCGGCTTGCAATTTTCGTCTCGTCGGTTGATACGAAGAACCCGACGGTAAGCATCAATTCCGCCTTGGCCGACGATCACGTCACGTCCGGAGGTGAACGCACCTCGACGATGGGGCAGCGCACCGGTGCCGTGATGGGTATCGACGGCGATTATTTCGACATCGGGGGAAGCTATGCGCCACAAGGCGTTCTCGTCATCTCGGGTAAGCTGCTGCGCTCGCCGACGAAGCGGTACGCGATGACGGTTCATCGCGGAAATCACGTCACGTTCGATGAGTACACGTTCGACGGCAAAGCCGTTGACGGTGAACATACGATCCCGATTCACGATTTCAACGTCTATCCGCCCGGGAAGGTCGGGATCGTAACCCCGGCGTTCGGTAAGCTACAACCGCATATCGGAACGACGTTCGTTGCGCTCGACGCCGTGCCCGGAACGACGCCCGGCGAGAATGGGGAATACCGAGTGACACGCGTTGGTCCGATCGAGGGCGTTCAACCTGCAACGATGGGACTTGCCTTTGGGCGCTATGCGGAAGCAAAACCGCCGCGTGTCGGCGACACGATTCAACTCGAATATCATCTCACGCCGGACTACAACGATATCGTCACCGCTGAAGGCGGCGGTCCGCTCATGGTTCGCGACGGGCAGTTTCTCGAAGACCCCGATGCGCCGGCCAAGGACGAGCACGACGTTCGCTGGCCGGTTGTCGGCGTCGGCCGCCTCGCCGACGATTCGCTACTCTTTTTCGAAGTCGATGGGCGCTGGCCCGATATCTCCGTTGGGATGACGCGCCCCGAATTCGGCGATCTGATGGTCCGCTATCATGTCGTCGACGGCTTTGCGATGGATTCCGGCGGATCGGCCGGGATCGTTTCCCGGATCCCCGGCGACAAAGAGGTCAGCGTGCGTAGTCACCCGTCGGATCAGAGCTGGGAACGCTACGTCACCGACGCGATCTTCGTTTACAGCTCGGCGCCGAACATCGATCCCTAG
- a CDS encoding polysaccharide deacetylase family protein produces the protein MIKWLALGALVCLLAVPASAQNPLPQVAAGGKTPYLAVLVWHDVVPSKEVWFDTPLATFEGQLEAIHKGGFHVITLEQLRAHLERGAPVPSKPLVLTFDDNGWGIYANAFPLLKKYNYPATLFVHTNFVGKTTSKRHNTWAQLAEMERSGLIDVQSLTANHPPDLRKLSDALVVHELQLSRKSLEARLGRHIYALVYPEDNYDDRLARLASENGYEMGFIEDWGNAADSENLLLIHRYSVLTRFDQALADVSANSH, from the coding sequence ATGATCAAGTGGCTTGCCCTGGGCGCGCTGGTTTGCTTGCTCGCGGTCCCAGCTTCCGCGCAAAATCCGTTGCCGCAAGTTGCGGCCGGAGGTAAGACGCCTTATCTCGCGGTCCTCGTCTGGCACGACGTCGTGCCGTCAAAGGAAGTCTGGTTCGATACGCCGCTCGCAACGTTCGAAGGGCAGCTCGAAGCAATTCACAAGGGCGGCTTTCACGTCATCACGCTCGAGCAGTTACGAGCGCATCTCGAGCGCGGCGCGCCGGTTCCATCCAAGCCACTAGTGCTGACATTCGATGACAACGGTTGGGGAATCTACGCGAACGCGTTTCCGCTCTTGAAAAAATATAACTATCCTGCGACGCTCTTCGTGCACACGAATTTCGTCGGAAAGACGACGAGCAAACGTCACAACACGTGGGCGCAGCTCGCCGAGATGGAACGCAGCGGATTGATCGACGTGCAGAGTCTGACAGCGAACCATCCACCCGATCTGCGAAAGCTTTCCGATGCGCTCGTCGTCCACGAGCTGCAGCTCTCGCGCAAGTCACTTGAGGCTCGCCTCGGCCGGCACATCTACGCGCTCGTCTATCCCGAGGACAACTACGACGACCGTCTGGCGCGACTCGCATCCGAGAACGGTTACGAGATGGGGTTCATCGAGGATTGGGGCAACGCGGCCGATTCAGAGAATCTGCTGCTGATTCACCGCTACTCCGTGCTCACGCGCTTCGATCAAGCCTTAGCCGACGTTAGCGCCAACAGTCACTGA
- a CDS encoding alkaline phosphatase family protein, whose amino-acid sequence MTRVQHVVIVVEENKTLAQIRGNPHALYINKLMRGGALFVNAHAERHPSLPNYFALFAGLVNGNGDDCPATGFPANAPNIGSELFASHRAFVGYAESMPSAGFTGCWAGPYARKHVPWVQFSNIPASANLPFSALRSYDTLPAVTMIIPNVNNDMHDGTIAMGDAWLARNIAPLLDWGAKHDTLFVLTWDEGFDSSNNIPTLFFGPMVKPGAYKEPVDHYMVLRTIEDLLQLPPTGAAAHKMAISDCWR is encoded by the coding sequence ATGACAAGAGTACAACACGTCGTAATCGTCGTTGAGGAAAACAAGACGCTGGCGCAGATCCGCGGCAATCCACATGCGCTGTACATCAACAAGCTGATGCGCGGCGGCGCGTTGTTTGTGAATGCGCATGCCGAGCGGCATCCGAGCCTGCCGAATTATTTCGCGCTCTTCGCGGGCCTGGTTAACGGCAACGGCGATGATTGTCCCGCAACCGGCTTTCCGGCGAATGCTCCCAATATTGGAAGCGAGCTGTTTGCCTCGCACCGCGCCTTCGTCGGATACGCCGAATCGATGCCGTCGGCGGGGTTCACCGGTTGTTGGGCCGGACCGTACGCGCGCAAGCACGTGCCGTGGGTGCAGTTTTCGAATATCCCTGCGAGCGCTAATCTTCCGTTCTCGGCCCTACGTTCGTACGATACGCTCCCGGCCGTAACGATGATTATCCCGAACGTCAACAACGACATGCACGACGGTACGATCGCGATGGGCGATGCGTGGCTTGCGAGGAACATTGCGCCGTTGCTCGACTGGGGCGCGAAGCACGATACGCTCTTCGTCCTCACATGGGATGAGGGTTTTGACTCATCCAACAACATCCCGACGCTCTTCTTCGGTCCGATGGTCAAGCCGGGCGCGTACAAAGAACCTGTCGATCACTACATGGTGCTTCGCACGATCGAGGATCTTTTGCAGCTGCCGCCGACCGGCGCTGCGGCTCACAAAATGGCGATCAGTGACTGTTGGCGCTAA